One window of the Triticum dicoccoides isolate Atlit2015 ecotype Zavitan chromosome 3B, WEW_v2.0, whole genome shotgun sequence genome contains the following:
- the LOC119276959 gene encoding probable acyl-[acyl-carrier-protein]--UDP-N-acetylglucosamine O-acyltransferase, mitochondrial has protein sequence MAAAAASRAAGRLLSPRLLIASRHLQASASEGSARDASTSFIHPAAVVHPDAAIGQGVSVGPFCTVGASARISDACQLHTGSHVTGHTELGEGCVVHTGAILGADLPGRTIIGENNVIGNYAVVGVKCQDLKYKPGDECFLRIGNNNEIREYCSIHRSSKSCDCTVIGDNNLIMGSCHVAHDCKIGSNNIFANNTLFGGHVIVEDCTHTAGAVVVHQFCHIGSFSFLGGGSVVAQDVPRYTMVAGDRAELRGLNLEGLRRNGFSDQEVRSLRKAYRKVFMPASSSQSNFEDRLAELEREIELLESPSVSYMVESIRTSFDQGRRGICKFRSWNIS, from the exons atggccgccgccgccgcctctcgcgccgccggccgcctcctTTCCCCCCGTCTCCTCATCGCCTCGCGCCATCTCCAAGCAA GTGCCTCGGAGGGATCGGCGAGGGATGCGTCCACAAGCTTCATCCACCCCGCCGCCGTCGTCCACCCCGACGCCGCCATCGGCCAG GGTGTCTCGGTAGGCCCATTTTGCACCGTGGGGGCTTCAGCGAGGATCAGTGATGCTTGTCAGTTACATACAGGGAGTCATGTCACAGGACACACCGAGCTAGGAGAAGGATGTGTTGTTCACAC TGGTGCTATTCTTGGTGCAGATCTACCTGGACGAACAATTATTGGGGAAAACAATGTAATTGGGAACTATGCTGTGGTTGGTGTTAAGTGTCAAGATCTCAAATATAAG CCAGGAGATGAATGCTTTCTACGCATTGGTAACAACAATGAGATCAGAGAGTACTGCTCTATTCATCGATCTTCTAAATCTTGTGACTGCACG GTTATTGGTGACAATAATCTCATAATGGGGTCCTGCCATGTAGCACATGACTGCAAGATTGGTAGCAATAACATCTTTGCTAATAATACTCTATTTGGTGGCCATGTTATTGTTGAA GACTGCACTCATACTGCTGGGGCTGTCGTTGTCCATCAATTTTGTCACATTGGATCATTCTCATTTCTAGGCGGAGGCTCTGTG GTTGCACAAGATGTTCCAAGATATACGATGGTTGCAGGTGATAGAGCAGAGCTTCGTGGTCTGAATCTTGAAGGTCTCAGGCGCAACGGTTTCTCAGACCAAGAG GTACGGAGCCTAAGGAAAGCATATAGGAAAGTATTTATGCCAGCTAGTAGTTCCCAGAGTAACTTTGAAGACCGGCTCGCCGAACTG GAGCGGGAAATTGAGCTATTGGAATCTCCCTCTGTATCCTATATGGTGGAATCTATTCGCACCTCATTTGACCAAGGACGTCGTGGAATTTGCAAATTCAGAAGTTGGAACATCTCATAA